From the genome of Malus domestica chromosome 04, GDT2T_hap1, one region includes:
- the LOC103443566 gene encoding coniferyl alcohol acyltransferase → MAVETDFEVNFTGKFIVKATNPMPDQPHILTLSNLDLLSGRFPVTYFYFYPNKPHDHDHDASNFTSIIESLKTSLANTLDCYYPFCGRIVTNPHTNEPKIMCDNSGALVVEAHANIPLKRLNFYNIDLSLQKDKLVSINPDFPLQVQATFYTCGGVSITFTFDHALGDATSFGNFLLSWSEIARKKPISCMPDHRRNLHLRARSPPTYHSSLDHTFVKCTMEEIMNIPTAKTLIKRLYFIDGSSIKQLQNLASRNGKQRTKIEAVSAYIWKTMVTAIDTKSHGMCKMGWLVDGRSRLHKKEDENSLSNYIGNVLSVAFGEASVSDLNQNSISEVADMVGEAISKVTNEEHFLDLIDWIECHRPGIMLSRVVLGQGGPTLVLSSGSRFPVGELDFGFGSPVLGTVCSTIERIGVAYMNQRSSAKGDGSWTVSSILWPELAAALESDSIFQPMTTSHLQL, encoded by the coding sequence ATGGCAGTAGAGACTGATTTCGAAGTGAACTTCACCGGCAAGTTTATTGTCAAAGCTACAAATCCCATGCCGGACCAGCCTCACATCCTCACTCTCTCAAACCTCGACTTGCTCTCCGGCCGCTTTCCGGTCACATACTTCTATTTCTATCCCAACAAACCCCATGATCACGATCATGATGCTTCCAACTTTACCTCTATCATTGAGTCCTTAAAGACCTCCCTTGCCAATACTCTCGACTGTTACTACCCCTTCTGCGGTCGAATTGTCACTAACCCGCATACCAACGAGCCCAAAATCATGTGTGACAACTCGGGTGCCCTAGTTGTGGAAGCTCATGCCAACATTCCTTTGAAAAGATTGAATTTCTACAATATTGATCTATCTCTTCAAAAGGATAAACTAGTCTCCATCAACCCTGATTTTCCTTTACAAGTTCAAGCCACATTTTATACATGCGGAGGCGTTTCAATCACGTTCACTTTTGACCATGCACTTGGTGACGCCACTAGCTTTGGCAATTTTCTTCTCTCATGGTCCGAAATAGCACGAAAGAAGCCGATTTCCTGCATGCCAGATCACCGGAGAAACCTACACCTTCGTGCGCGAAGCCCTCCAACGTATCACTCTTCCTTGGACCACACGTTTGTCAAGTGCACCATGGAAGAGATTATGAATATCCCAACAGCCAAAACCTTGATTAAGCGTCTTTATTTCATCGACGGTTCGAGCATCAAGCAGCTGCAAAATCTTGCATCAAGAAATGGAAAGCAGAGAACAAAAATTGAGGCAGTCTCGGCTTACATATGGAAAACCATGGTCACTGCCATCGATACAAAATCTCATGGAATGTGCAAGATGGGGTGGCTGGTAGATGGACGGTCTAGATTGCACAAAAAGGAAGATGAAAACTCATTGTCAAATTACATTGGAAATGTGTTGTCTGTGGCATTTGGAGAGGCAAGTGTGAGTGatttgaatcaaaattcaatCTCAGAAGTTGCTGATATGGTTGGTGAGGCAATTTCAAAGGTGACAAATGAGGAGCATTTCTTGGACTTGATTGATTGGATTGAGTGTCACAGGCCTGGGATTATGCTATCCAGGGTTGTCCTGGGACAAGGAGGCCCAACGCTTGTTTTGTCATCAGGAAGTAGGTTTCCAGTTGGTGAGTTGGACTTTGGATTTGGGAGTCCGGTGCTTGGGACTGTTTGTTCCACAATTGAGAGGATTGGAGTGGCTTACATGAACCAAAGGTCAAGTGCAAAGGGTGATGGCTCATGGACTGTTTCTTCTATCCTGTGGCCGGAGTTGGCAGCTGCTTTGGAGTCCGACTCCATTTTTCAGCCCATGACCACTAGCCATCTTCAACTTTAG
- the LOC103443487 gene encoding cyclin-dependent kinase inhibitor 4-like, whose translation MGKYMRKSKPTGEVAIMEVSHSQPSLGVRTRAKTLALQRSSAQPVTSASYLQLRSRRLEKPPILMTKRLEPRRQKPKTGPNSRASSRLGVESRCQKAEASEETAAKEEEDRGQNEQGNTNDNENGDLGVEEASFGENVLEFEGRERTTRESTPCSLIRDPDIIRTPGSTTRPTSSAEANRRIQNSSQRHIPTAHDMNEFFAGAEEEMQKKFIEKYNYDPVNDKPLPGRYEWEKVDP comes from the exons ATGGGCAAGTACATGAGGAAGTCCAAGCCCACAGGGGAAGTAGCAATCATGGAAGTCTCACACTCCCAACCCTCTCTTGGGGTTCGCACCCGAGCCAAAACCCTAGCTCTCCAGAGGTCGTCGGCTCAACCTGTCACCTCCGCCTCCTATCTTCAGCTCCGTAGCCGCCGACTCGAGAAGCCCCCGATTCTTATGACCAAGCGGCTcgagcccagaaggcagaaaccCAAGACTGGTCCTAATTCCAGGGCAAGTTCGAGGCTTGGGGTCGAGTCTCGGTGCCAAAAGGCTGAGGCATCTGAGGAAACGGCGGCGAAAGAGGAAGAGGACCGAGGACAGAATGAGCAGGGTAACACCAACGACAACGAAAATGGTGATTTGGGTGTCGAAGAAGCTTCGTTTGGAGAGAATGTGCTCGAGTTCGAAGGTAGAGAGAG AACCACAAGGGAGTCCACGCCGTGTAGCTTGATACGGGATCCAGACATCATCAGAACCCCTGGTTCTACTACCAGGCCCACTAGTTCAGCTGAAGCTAATCGGAGAATACAGAACTCGTCGCAGAGGCACATACCCACAGCACATGATATGAATGAGTTCTTTGCTGGTGCTGAAGAAGAGATGCAAAAGAAATTCATTGAGAA ATACAACTATGACCCTGTGAATGACAAGCCGCTCCCCGGGCGTTATGAATGGGAAAAGGTGGATCCTTAG